One Setaria italica strain Yugu1 chromosome I, Setaria_italica_v2.0, whole genome shotgun sequence DNA window includes the following coding sequences:
- the LOC101772597 gene encoding ribulose-1,5 bisphosphate carboxylase/oxygenase large subunit N-methyltransferase, chloroplastic → MATSTTALHPQFRPPLRAPGRLRPLPHSSYSSFARARPRTPVRASAASASAPVQQEAVAGVPWGCEIESLESAASLERWLIDSGLPEQRLAIQRVDVGERGLVALKNIRKGEKLLFVPPSLVITADSEWSRPEVGDVMKKNAVPDWPLIATYLISEASLEGSSKWSNYIAALPRQPYSLLYWTRAELDAYLVASPIRERAIQRITDVIGTYNDLRDRIFSKHSDLFPEEVYNIETFLWSFGILFSRLVRLPSMDGRVALVPWADMLNHSPEVETFLDFDKSSQGIVFTTDRSYQPGEQVFISYGKKSSGELLLSYGFVPKEGTNPNDSVELLVSLDKSDKCYKEKLQALKRNGLSASESFPLRVTGWPVELMAYAFLVVSPPDMSQRFEEMAIAASNKNSSKPGFNYPELEEQALQFILDCCESNIAKYTKYLEGGNGSPQVSINAKQANRTLLLKQLANKLCISERRILYRTQYILRRRLRDMRGGELRALSLFNGLRKLFK, encoded by the exons AtggccacctccaccaccgcgctCCACCCGCAATtccggccgccgctgcgcgcTCCCGGCCGTCTCCGCCCGCTTCCACACTCCTCGTATTCCTCGTTCGCCCGCGCTCGCCCTCGCACTCCCGTCCGGGCCTCAGCGGCGTCCGCGTCCGCGCCGGTGCAGCAGGAGGCCGTCGCGGGGGTCCCGTGGGGCTGCGAGATCGAGTCCCTGGAGAGCGCGGCGTCGCTGGAGCGATGGCTCATAGACTCGGGCCTCCCAGAGCAACGCCTGGCCATCCAGCGCGTGGACGTCGGCGAGCGCGGCCTTGTCGCGCTCAAGAACATCCGCAAGGGGGAGAAGCTGCTCTTCGTGCCGCCTTCCCTCGTCATCACCGCCGATTCG GAATGGAGCCGCCCAGAGGTGGGGGATGTGATGAAGAAGAACGCAGTGCCGGACTGGCCGCTTATCGCCACTTACCTCATAAGTGAAGCCAGTTTAGAGGGCTCCTCGAAGTGGAGCAACTACATAGCAGCGTTGCCAAGGCAGCCTTACTCCCTTTTGTACTG GACTCGTGCAGAGCTAGATGCATACCTGGTGGCTTCGCCAATCAGGGAACGTGCAATTCAGAGGATAACCGATGTGATTGGGAC ATACAACGACCTTCGAGACCGTATATTTTCTAAACATTCAGATTTATTCCCTGAAGAG GTGTATAACATAGAGACATTTCTATGGTCCTTCGGCATTCTCTTCTCGCGCCTG GTCCGTTTGCCATCAATGGATGGAAGGGTTGCATTAGTTCCTTGGGCAGATATGCTTAACCATAGTCCTGAG GTGGAAACATTCTTGGACTTCGATAAGTCATCACAAGGAATAGTTTTCACCACTGACCGCTCATATCAACCAGGTGAGCAG GTTTTTATATCTTATGGGAAGAAATCCAGTGGTGAGCTGTTGCTTTCATATGGTTTTGTTCCAAAAGAGGGAACAAACCCAAATGATTCAGTTGAGTTGCTGGTGTCTCTTGACAAATCTGATAAGTGCTACAAAGAGAAACTACAAGCCCTAAAGCGAAATGGTTTGTCAGC ATCTGAAAGTTTCCCATTGCGGGTTACAGGATGGCCAGTTGAGCTGATGGCTTATGCCTTCCTTGTGGTCAGTCCTCCTGACATGAGTCAACGCTTTGAGGAG ATGGCTATTGCTGCGTCGAATAAAAATTCATCCAAACCTGGATTCAATTATCCTGAATTGGAAGAACAGGCTCTTCAGTTTATCCTGGACTGCTGCGAATCTAATATAGCAAAGTATACGAAGTACCTAGAG GGTGGCAATGGCTCTCCACAAGTTTCAATAAATGCTAAGCAAGCAAACAGGACATTACTGTTAAAACAGCTAGCGAACAAGCTATGCATCAGTGAACGGAGAATCTTGTATCGTACACAATAT ATATTGCGTAGAAGATTGAGGGACATGAGAGGTGGCGAACTTAGAGCTCTGTCATTGTTCAATGGGCTAAGAAAGCTCTTCAAATAA